The Kocuria turfanensis genome contains the following window.
CGGGGCCGCGCTGACCGGCCCGGCCCGCTGCCCCTCCTCCCGATCCACCGCCCGGTCCCGCAGCCGGTCCTCGGCCCTGCACGAAGGAGCACCATGGAGCAGATCACCCTCGGTCTCGTCGGCGTCGGCCGCATCGGCGTCATGCACGCCGAGAACCTCGCCGCCCTCAACCGGGAGCTGAACCCGCGGGGGATCGACGTCCGGCTGGTGCTGACCGACGTCGCCGCCGCGCACGCCCGGTCGGTGGCCGAGCGGCTGGGGGCCCGGTTCCTGCCCTCCGCGGCGGAGATGCTGGCGTCCGGGGTGGACGGGCTGGTCGTGGCCACCGGGACGGCGACCCACCCTGGGCTGATCCGGGCGGGCGTGGACGCGGACGTGCCGGTGTTCTGCGAGAAGCCCGTGGCCCTGGACGTGGCGGACTCACTGCCCGTGCTCGAGCACGTCCGGGCGGCGGGCGGGACCGTGCAGATCGGCCACCAGCGCCGCTTCGACGCGGGCTATCTGCGCGCCCGGGAGGCCCTCGCGGCCGGCGAGCTGGGCTGGATCCACTCCCTGCGCGCCGTCACCTGCGACATGACCCCGCCCCCGGTGGAGTTCCTCGCCGCGTCGGGCGGGCTGTTCCGCGACTGCTCCGTGCACGACTTCGACATCCTGCGCTGGCTGACCGGCCACGAGATCGTGGAGGTCTACGCGAAGGGCTCCAACAACGGCGATCCCGCCATCGGGGCCGTCGGGGACGTGGACACGGCGCTCGCCGTGGTGACCTTCGACGACGGCACCGTGGGCACGGTCTCGGCCGGCCGCTACAACGGGGCGGGCCACGACGTGCGCCTGGAGATCCAGGGCTCCCGGGCCTCGCTGACCGTGGGCCTGGACGACCGGGCCGCGGTGCGCTCGGCCGAACCGGGCGTGACCTTCCCGGCCGGCGCCCCGCACCGGACCTTCGCGGAGCGCTTCGCCCCGGCCTACCGGGCGGAGATGGTCGCCTTCGTGGAGCTCGTCCTGGGCCGCCGGCCCAACCCGTGCCCCCCGGAGGACGCCGTGGCCGCCGCGCGGGTGGCCGACGCCGCCCAGGAGTCGCTGCGCACCGGCGTCCCGGTGCGGGTGGCCGCCGACCCGGTGCGCAGCGCCGGCTAGCACCGCCGGGCCGCCGCGGCGGCCCGCCGGACGGTGCCGCGGCCGGTGGGGTGCCGGTCCGGCCGCGGCGCCGTCCGCGCGGTCAGACCAGGACGATGGTGCGGTTGCCGGAGAGCACCACGCGGCCCTCGGCGTGCCACTTCACGGCCCGCGAGAGGGCCTGCATCTCGGCGTCGCGGCCGACCGCCACCAGGTCCGCGGGCGTGTGGGCGTGGTCCACGGGGATGACGCGCTGGGCGATGATCGGGCCCTCGTCCAGGTCGGGGGTCACGTAGTGGGCCGTGGCGCCCACCATCTTCACGCCGCGCGCGTAGGCCTGGTGATAGGGCTTGGCGCCCTTGAACGAGGGCAGGAACGAGTGGTGGATGTTGATGCACCGGCCCGACAGCTCGCGGGTCAGCTCGTCCGAGAGGACCTGCATGTAGCGGGCCAGCACCACCAGCTCGACGTCGTAGCGCTCGACCAGCCCGAGCAGCTTCGCCTCCGCCAGCGGCTTCGTCTCCGCGGTGACGGGCACGTGGTGGAACGGGACGTCGTGCCACTCGACGAGGCTCTTGTGGTCGAGGTGGTTGGAGACCACGGCCACGATCTCGATGGGCAGCTCGCCGATCCGGGTGCGGTGCAGCAGGTCGGTGAGGCAGTGGGAGAACCGGGAGACCATCACGAGCACCCGCGTCCTGCGCTGCGCCGAGACCAGGCGGAACCGCATGTCGTGCTGCTCGGCCACCGGGGCGAAGCCGTCCGTCAGGGATTC
Protein-coding sequences here:
- the purU gene encoding formyltetrahydrofolate deformylase; amino-acid sequence: MPDQVPGTVEHVLTVHCPEAHGLVSAITSNLTQQGCDIFDVKHFSDRFTDEFFIRCHTVSEAGTATVESLTDGFAPVAEQHDMRFRLVSAQRRTRVLVMVSRFSHCLTDLLHRTRIGELPIEIVAVVSNHLDHKSLVEWHDVPFHHVPVTAETKPLAEAKLLGLVERYDVELVVLARYMQVLSDELTRELSGRCINIHHSFLPSFKGAKPYHQAYARGVKMVGATAHYVTPDLDEGPIIAQRVIPVDHAHTPADLVAVGRDAEMQALSRAVKWHAEGRVVLSGNRTIVLV
- a CDS encoding Gfo/Idh/MocA family oxidoreductase is translated as MEQITLGLVGVGRIGVMHAENLAALNRELNPRGIDVRLVLTDVAAAHARSVAERLGARFLPSAAEMLASGVDGLVVATGTATHPGLIRAGVDADVPVFCEKPVALDVADSLPVLEHVRAAGGTVQIGHQRRFDAGYLRAREALAAGELGWIHSLRAVTCDMTPPPVEFLAASGGLFRDCSVHDFDILRWLTGHEIVEVYAKGSNNGDPAIGAVGDVDTALAVVTFDDGTVGTVSAGRYNGAGHDVRLEIQGSRASLTVGLDDRAAVRSAEPGVTFPAGAPHRTFAERFAPAYRAEMVAFVELVLGRRPNPCPPEDAVAAARVADAAQESLRTGVPVRVAADPVRSAG